A single Mangrovimonas sp. YM274 DNA region contains:
- a CDS encoding dialkylrecorsinol condensing enzyme DarA, whose amino-acid sequence MKKVLVIHYSQSGQLTEIVNNISAPLKAEEHHIDFLEIEMETPFPFPWPKNQFLDAFPESFLEVPQKIKPIPQYIKDTTYDLVIFGYSVWYLTPSIPANSFLESEEGKKLLADTKVVTVIGCRNMWIMAQEKVKGKLKGIGAELVGNIVLVDRHINHVSVITIVKWMFTGEKKRYLGIFPKPGVSQKDIDESVKFGGVISKVLDTGNYNALQERLLDKGAVVIKPFLVMADQRANVLFSKWANLIKNKTKEDASKRPFWIKIFKYYLLFAIWVIAPIVFILFLLTYMPLHAKIKRDKMYFSSVS is encoded by the coding sequence TTGTCAATAATATTAGTGCGCCTTTAAAGGCAGAGGAGCATCATATAGACTTTTTGGAAATTGAGATGGAAACACCATTTCCTTTTCCGTGGCCTAAAAATCAGTTTTTAGATGCCTTTCCAGAATCTTTTTTGGAAGTTCCTCAAAAAATAAAGCCAATTCCACAATACATCAAAGACACTACATATGACCTAGTAATTTTTGGTTATAGTGTATGGTACCTTACACCTTCAATTCCTGCCAATTCATTTTTGGAGAGTGAAGAAGGAAAGAAGCTATTGGCAGATACCAAGGTTGTTACGGTTATTGGCTGTAGAAATATGTGGATTATGGCGCAAGAAAAAGTAAAGGGGAAATTAAAGGGTATAGGTGCAGAATTGGTAGGGAATATTGTTTTGGTGGATAGGCATATCAACCATGTAAGTGTCATTACCATTGTAAAGTGGATGTTTACCGGTGAAAAGAAGCGTTATCTGGGCATCTTTCCAAAACCCGGGGTGTCTCAAAAGGATATTGACGAATCGGTAAAGTTTGGTGGGGTAATTTCGAAAGTGTTAGATACAGGAAACTATAATGCTCTGCAGGAGCGTTTATTAGATAAAGGAGCTGTTGTAATCAAGCCATTTTTGGTAATGGCAGACCAAAGGGCCAATGTGCTATTTTCGAAGTGGGCCAATTTGATAAAAAACAAAACAAAGGAGGATGCATCAAAACGCCCTTTTTGGATTAAAATTTTCAAATATTACCTATTATTTGCGATTTGGGTTATTGCTCCTATAGTTTTTATTCTATTTTTGTTGACCTATATGCCCCTACATGCCAAGATAAAACGAGATAAGATGTATTTTTCATCTGTTTCATAA
- a CDS encoding beta-ketoacyl-ACP synthase III: MKEVYITRISKFLPNRPIGNEEMEAKLGAINGVPSKGRRLVLRNNQIKTRYYALDEEGNITHNNAELAKEAIANLCDDKFQAEEIELLSCGTSSPDQILPSHAAMVHGALKSGNAEINSPSGACCSGMNALKYGFLSVKSGQTNNAVCSGSERTSSWFRATIYSSEVEHLKELEEKPIIAFNKDFLRWMLSDGAGAFLLENAPKGDCPLRIEWMEGYSYAYELEACMYAGSDKMTDGTLKGWSEYQSEEWSQQSIFAAKQDVKLLDQYILEKGVDSLKLALEKHDLAPSDVDYFLPHISSYYFKESLYEQMKANGVHIPMENWFTNLATVGNVGSASIYIMLEELVSSGRLKKGDKILLSVPESARFSYAYAFLTVC, from the coding sequence ATGAAAGAAGTTTACATAACCAGAATATCAAAATTTTTGCCAAATCGTCCCATTGGCAATGAGGAAATGGAAGCAAAATTGGGAGCGATAAATGGGGTGCCATCCAAAGGACGCCGCCTTGTTTTGAGAAACAACCAAATCAAGACAAGATATTATGCACTGGATGAAGAGGGAAATATTACTCATAATAATGCAGAGTTGGCAAAAGAGGCTATTGCAAACCTTTGTGACGACAAGTTTCAGGCAGAGGAGATAGAACTTTTGTCTTGTGGAACTTCTAGTCCAGATCAAATTTTACCCTCGCATGCTGCCATGGTTCATGGAGCTCTTAAAAGCGGAAATGCAGAAATTAACTCCCCGTCGGGAGCGTGTTGTTCAGGAATGAACGCCCTTAAATATGGGTTTTTGTCGGTAAAATCAGGGCAGACCAATAATGCGGTTTGTTCGGGGTCCGAGAGAACGTCTTCTTGGTTTAGAGCAACTATTTATTCCAGTGAGGTGGAACATTTAAAGGAGTTGGAAGAAAAGCCAATAATAGCTTTTAATAAGGATTTCCTGAGATGGATGCTTTCTGATGGAGCAGGAGCCTTTTTGTTGGAGAATGCACCAAAAGGCGATTGTCCATTGCGTATTGAGTGGATGGAAGGTTATTCCTATGCATATGAGTTGGAGGCATGCATGTATGCCGGTAGTGATAAAATGACCGACGGAACTTTGAAGGGGTGGAGTGAATACCAATCGGAGGAGTGGAGCCAGCAATCTATTTTTGCAGCCAAACAAGATGTGAAATTGTTGGATCAATACATTCTGGAAAAAGGTGTAGATAGTTTAAAGCTTGCTTTAGAAAAACATGATTTGGCACCGTCTGATGTTGATTACTTCTTGCCCCATATTTCATCTTATTATTTTAAGGAGTCCTTATACGAACAAATGAAGGCCAACGGTGTACATATCCCTATGGAAAATTGGTTTACCAACCTAGCAACTGTAGGAAATGTAGGTTCGGCTTCAATATATATTATGTTGGAAGAACTTGTAAGCTCTGGCAGGCTAAAGAAAGGAGATAAGATTTTGTTGTCTGTTCCTGAAAGCGCCCGTTTTTCTTATGCCTATGCTTTTTTAACTGTTTGCTAG
- a CDS encoding ABC transporter permease produces the protein MEEVFKALEISQFLPHRPPFLMVDYILSIGDDHVSTSFEIKPDNIFIEQGRFNEAGMVEHAAQTCSAIVGKSYYTRQGEEVLQEKKLIGFISAIKKVTIIECPKVGEIITSQATLKSRFDSDDYSICTFECKVRQEEKELLSCEMNLFIQERK, from the coding sequence ATGGAAGAGGTGTTTAAAGCTTTGGAGATTTCTCAGTTTTTGCCACATAGGCCCCCCTTTTTAATGGTGGATTATATTCTTTCTATTGGAGATGATCATGTATCCACTTCTTTCGAAATAAAACCAGATAATATTTTTATTGAACAAGGCCGTTTTAATGAGGCAGGCATGGTGGAGCATGCGGCCCAAACTTGTTCTGCCATTGTTGGAAAGAGCTATTATACGCGGCAAGGAGAGGAGGTTCTGCAAGAAAAGAAGCTCATCGGTTTTATTAGTGCCATAAAAAAGGTCACTATTATTGAGTGTCCAAAAGTTGGAGAAATTATAACTTCTCAAGCAACACTTAAATCCAGGTTTGATTCAGATGATTATAGCATCTGTACTTTTGAGTGCAAGGTACGTCAAGAAGAGAAGGAATTATTATCTTGTGAGATGAACTTATTTATCCAAGAAAGAAAGTAA
- a CDS encoding BtrH N-terminal domain-containing protein, whose amino-acid sequence MKIEFKHQQSAHCENGVISNLMRHHGFNISEPLAFGIGSGLFFCYVPFVKVNHAPAVTYRALPGVIFKRFAKRVGIKIKREKFKDPKLAKARLDENLNNNNPVGLQVGVYNLVYFPDDYRFHFNAHNLVVYGKEDSNYLISDPVMETVTTLTDKELEKVRFAKGAFAPKGQIYYPIDFPEKLKIESAIVKGIKHTCKDMLAPMPLIGVKGIRYTAKLIKKWPKTKGVKLANHYLGQIVRMQEEIGTGGGGFRYIYGAFLQEASSILKNPRLEVLSKEITEIGDLWRDFALEASRIYKNRSAQVDAYVKVATQLEHIADREEEFFKKLKKAI is encoded by the coding sequence ATGAAAATTGAATTTAAGCACCAACAATCAGCACATTGTGAGAATGGTGTGATTTCCAATTTAATGAGGCATCATGGGTTTAATATTAGTGAACCGCTGGCTTTTGGAATTGGTTCTGGATTGTTTTTTTGTTATGTGCCTTTTGTGAAGGTAAATCATGCACCTGCGGTTACGTATCGTGCTTTACCAGGTGTTATTTTTAAACGTTTTGCTAAGCGGGTTGGTATCAAAATTAAACGCGAAAAGTTTAAGGACCCCAAATTGGCCAAGGCCAGATTGGATGAAAACCTGAACAATAATAATCCAGTAGGGCTACAGGTTGGCGTATATAATCTTGTGTATTTTCCAGATGATTATCGCTTTCATTTTAATGCTCATAATTTAGTGGTTTACGGGAAAGAGGACAGCAACTACCTGATAAGCGACCCCGTTATGGAAACCGTTACGACCTTAACAGATAAAGAACTGGAAAAGGTAAGGTTTGCAAAAGGAGCTTTTGCGCCAAAAGGACAAATTTATTACCCAATCGATTTTCCGGAAAAACTAAAAATAGAAAGTGCTATTGTAAAAGGCATTAAGCATACTTGTAAAGATATGTTGGCGCCTATGCCGCTTATTGGTGTGAAAGGCATCCGATATACGGCAAAACTCATTAAAAAATGGCCTAAAACCAAAGGTGTGAAACTTGCTAATCACTACTTGGGTCAGATTGTAAGAATGCAGGAAGAGATTGGTACCGGAGGCGGAGGTTTTAGGTATATCTATGGGGCATTTTTGCAGGAAGCTAGTAGTATTTTAAAGAATCCTAGGTTGGAAGTACTTTCCAAAGAAATCACTGAAATTGGGGATTTGTGGAGAGATTTTGCCCTAGAGGCTTCTAGAATATATAAAAACCGAAGTGCCCAAGTGGATGCCTATGTAAAAGTGGCGACACAATTGGAGCATATTGCAGATAGAGAAGAAGAATTCTTTAAGAAATTGAAGAAAGCCATATAG
- a CDS encoding ABC transporter ATP-binding protein produces the protein MITIEHISKKYKGSDAYSVLDLDLHIAEKEIFGLLGPNGAGKTTLISILCALVKPSSGSFTIGGLTYKENRKKLKQLIGIVPQEYALYPSLTAFENLQYFGSMYGLKGKHLHDKISAYLEHLGLGKFANKRIETFSGGMKRRVNLIASILHEPKVLFLDEPTVGVDVQSKNVIIQFLQELNSNGTTIIYTSHHLNEAENFCTKVAIIDHGQIIVEGQPSTLIANNEGAHNLEDVFLSLTGKALRDHA, from the coding sequence ATGATTACCATTGAGCACATATCCAAAAAGTATAAAGGAAGCGATGCTTACTCGGTCCTTGATTTGGATTTGCATATTGCCGAAAAGGAAATATTTGGGCTTTTGGGGCCCAATGGCGCTGGAAAAACGACATTGATTTCCATTTTGTGTGCCTTGGTAAAACCCTCTTCGGGAAGTTTTACCATTGGGGGATTGACCTATAAAGAAAATAGGAAAAAACTGAAGCAATTAATCGGTATTGTTCCTCAGGAATATGCCCTGTATCCTTCTTTAACAGCTTTTGAAAACCTTCAGTATTTTGGAAGTATGTACGGTTTAAAAGGCAAGCATTTGCATGATAAAATATCCGCTTATTTAGAGCATTTGGGCTTAGGTAAATTTGCGAATAAGCGCATCGAAACTTTTTCGGGCGGTATGAAGCGTCGTGTAAATTTGATTGCCAGTATTCTTCACGAACCAAAAGTATTGTTTTTGGATGAGCCTACGGTTGGGGTAGATGTGCAATCCAAAAATGTCATTATACAGTTCTTACAGGAACTCAACTCCAATGGAACCACAATTATTTACACATCTCATCACCTTAATGAAGCAGAGAATTTCTGTACCAAAGTGGCTATTATAGATCATGGGCAAATTATTGTTGAAGGTCAGCCGTCCACGTTAATTGCCAATAATGAAGGAGCTCATAACCTTGAAGATGTATTCCTAAGTTTAACCGGAAAAGCACTTAGGGATCATGCATAA